The following coding sequences are from one Humulus lupulus chromosome X, drHumLupu1.1, whole genome shotgun sequence window:
- the LOC133805807 gene encoding kinesin-like protein KIN-UA, translated as MTSRLKLDSNTFELIEFESQICVYEVMEKPIVQSVLDGYNGIVMAYRQTGTSKTYSLGRQEGTAARGIMVCAMEDILADISLETDSVSVSYLQLYMETIQDLLDPANDNISIVEDPKTGDVSLPGATIIENWDHMSFVELLRLGEAHRFAANTKLNTESSRSQAILMVNVKRHVKGRDSTLLNENGNISHISKILKAPLVWKGKLVIVDLAGSERIDNDKIANEAIDNGTDVTSNKENLSALEEVVELKKMLQKETLLRKNAEEEINILKYQLSQWIRISILGTIEASDDHSVYKKKGKHWQNSGKMTKISRVGSVSNDAGGTSKRNIAEFEVKLRNFEGNTQARADMSEQSESETELDATEQQLDLSGYQLQTNTPEPNSVGEALSGKNNAEWSQAM; from the exons ATGACATCAAG GTTGAAATTAGACTCTAATACATTCGAGCTAATTGAGTTTGAATCACAAATTTGTGTTTATGAAGTTATGGAAAAACCTATTGTGCAG AGTGTCCTAGATGGTTATAATGGGATAGTCATGGCATATAGGCAGACTGGTACAAGTAAAACATATTCTCTTGGAAGACAAGAAGGCACAGCTGCTCGTGGTATAATGGTGTGCGCAATGGAGGACATTTTAGCAGATATTTCTCTAGAGACTGATTCTGTGTCAGTTTCATATTTGCAG CTTTATATGGAAACTATACAGGACCTTCTTGATCCTGCAAATGATAACATTTCCATAGTGGAAGACCCCAAAACTGGAGATGTTTCTCTACCAGGGGctacaataattgaaaattgggACCATATGAGTTTTGTGGAACTATTAAGACTTGGAGAGGCTCACCGTTTTGCTGCAAATACAAAATTGAACACAGAATCTTCTCGTAGTCAAGCTATTTTGATG GTAAATGTGAAGAGGCATGTGAAAGGAAGAGATTCAACTCTTTTGAATGAAAATGGTAACATCTCCCACATAAGTAAAATTCTAAAGGCTCCTTTAGTTTGGAAGGGCAAGTTAGTTATAGTCGATCTAGCTGGTTCAGAGCGTATTGATAA TGACAAAATCGCAAATGAAGCGATAGATAATGGCACTGATGTGACATCTAACAAAGAG AATTTGTCTGCTCTAGAGGAAGTTGTTGAACTCAAAAAAATGCTTCAGAAAGAAACTCTTCTAAGGAAGAATGCTGAAGAGGAAATTAATATTCTAAAATATCAACTTTCTCAATGGATAAG GATATCA ATTTTGGGAACCATTGAAGCTTCTGATGATCATTCAGTctacaagaaaaagggaaaacaCTGGCAAAACTCTGGCAAAATGACAAAGATAAG CCGAGTTGGTAGTGTTTCAAATGATGCAGGTGGAACAAGTAAAAGGAACATAGCTGAGTTTGAAGTTAAGTTGAGAAACTTTGAAGGAAATACTCAAGCTAGAGCTGATATGAGTGAGCAAAGTGAATCTGAAACTGAGCTAGATGCAACAGAACAACAACTTGATCTATCTGGGTATCAACTG CAAACTAACACACCAGAACCCAACAGTGTTGGAGAGGCTCTTTCAGGGAAGAACAATGCTGAATGGAGTCAagcaatgtag